A window of Sphingorhabdus lacus contains these coding sequences:
- a CDS encoding ACP S-malonyltransferase, with the protein MKETALVVCPGRGTYNAPELGYLKTHHADRWAMVEQLDALRRSLGQVPISELDGAEKYTPSVHMTGDNASLLIYACALADFAAIDRERYDIVAVTGNSMGWYLALACAGILDFEGGARLVNTMGGMMHQHGVGGQIVWPIVDADWRIDPEKDKLVSEIHQEVASLPDIEVHISIHLGGMIVFAADDKGLKWLSERLPKDDRFPMRLMHHAAFHSPLLDHIPEMARAANPLADFGAGELSAVDGQGKVWSPKAFDPAAMYDYTLGAQLNRTYDFTRAVQVAAAEFAPDKIIVLGPGTTLGAPTAQALIGSDWRGLSGKTDFQARQAENPVILSMGIADQRAQVVR; encoded by the coding sequence ATGAAAGAGACTGCACTTGTCGTCTGCCCCGGACGTGGCACCTATAATGCGCCGGAACTTGGTTATCTGAAAACCCATCATGCCGACCGCTGGGCAATGGTTGAGCAACTCGACGCGCTCCGCCGTTCACTGGGGCAGGTGCCGATTTCCGAGCTGGACGGTGCCGAGAAATATACGCCCTCGGTCCATATGACCGGCGATAACGCATCCCTGCTGATTTACGCCTGTGCCTTGGCCGACTTCGCGGCGATTGACCGGGAACGCTACGATATTGTTGCGGTCACCGGCAATTCAATGGGCTGGTATCTGGCATTGGCTTGCGCCGGAATACTCGATTTTGAAGGTGGAGCGCGGTTGGTCAACACCATGGGTGGTATGATGCACCAACATGGCGTCGGCGGGCAAATCGTCTGGCCGATTGTGGATGCCGATTGGCGTATCGATCCCGAAAAAGACAAATTAGTCAGTGAGATACATCAAGAAGTTGCATCTCTCCCTGATATAGAAGTCCATATTTCCATCCATCTCGGCGGCATGATCGTGTTCGCGGCGGATGATAAGGGCTTGAAATGGTTGTCGGAGCGTTTGCCCAAGGACGACCGCTTCCCGATGCGTCTGATGCACCATGCGGCTTTCCACAGCCCGCTGCTCGACCATATCCCGGAAATGGCGCGCGCCGCCAATCCGCTGGCGGATTTCGGTGCAGGTGAACTTTCGGCGGTGGACGGGCAGGGCAAGGTCTGGTCGCCCAAGGCATTCGATCCGGCGGCAATGTATGACTATACTCTAGGTGCACAGTTGAACCGGACCTATGATTTTACCCGCGCGGTTCAGGTCGCGGCGGCGGAATTTGCGCCGGATAAGATCATCGTCCTGGGCCCCGGCACAACGCTCGGCGCACCTACCGCGCAGGCCCTGATCGGATCAGACTGGCGCGGCCTTTCCGGAAAAACGGATTTTCAGGCCCGTCAGGCTGAAAATCCGGTGATATTGTCGATGGGAATAGCCGATCAGAGGGCGCAGGTGGTCCGTTAA
- the zwf gene encoding glucose-6-phosphate dehydrogenase, translated as MSEHSSTLLLFGATGDLSRRMLLPSLYALHADELIDPALRIFGTARSAYSDAEFREFARTALCEFLPEDRKAEGMIDAFLQRLHYQALDASQPDGFAALADKIGDISGGLSIFLSTAPSLFEPTIKGLHSAGLAGDNVRIGLEKPLGNDLASSCQINDAVNAVFPEKRTFRIDHYLGKETVQNLMALRFANMLFEPLWNANAIEHVQITVSETVGLEGRAGFYDDTGALRDMVQNHMLQLVALTAMEPPANLDATAIRDEKVKVLRALRPVAEGDVVTGQYGDGAVKGEAVKSYDSDLGKPSDTETFVAIKAYVDNWRWQGVPFFLRTGKRLPERRSEIVIQFKPVPHNVFGARGGRLEANTLIIRLQPEEYVRLLVMAKEPGLDRGGVTLREVPLDLSLTTAFAGSRRRIAYERLLLDLIEGDQTLFVRRDEVEAQWKWVDAIRELWKTTGLRPKNYGAGSWGPNAAIALAERDGVSWHE; from the coding sequence ATGAGCGAGCATAGTTCGACCCTCTTGTTATTCGGCGCGACCGGCGATCTTTCGCGGCGGATGTTGCTACCTTCCCTTTATGCGCTGCACGCCGACGAGCTGATCGACCCTGCTTTGCGCATTTTTGGCACCGCGCGCAGCGCCTATAGCGATGCCGAGTTCCGCGAATTTGCGCGCACAGCGCTTTGCGAATTTCTACCGGAGGACCGCAAGGCGGAAGGCATGATTGATGCCTTTTTGCAGCGTCTCCACTATCAGGCGCTGGATGCATCGCAGCCCGACGGCTTTGCTGCGCTGGCCGACAAAATCGGCGACATTTCGGGCGGCCTTTCGATATTCCTGTCGACCGCCCCGTCGCTGTTTGAACCCACCATCAAAGGACTCCACAGCGCAGGGCTCGCGGGCGACAATGTGCGTATCGGTCTGGAAAAACCGCTCGGCAATGATCTGGCCAGCAGTTGCCAGATCAACGATGCGGTCAACGCCGTCTTTCCGGAAAAGCGGACGTTCCGGATCGACCATTATCTGGGCAAGGAAACGGTGCAGAACCTGATGGCTCTGCGCTTTGCCAATATGCTGTTCGAGCCGTTGTGGAACGCCAACGCCATTGAGCATGTGCAGATCACCGTCAGCGAAACGGTCGGTCTGGAAGGACGTGCCGGCTTTTATGACGACACCGGTGCACTGCGCGATATGGTGCAGAACCATATGCTTCAGCTCGTGGCGCTAACCGCGATGGAGCCACCCGCCAACCTGGACGCCACTGCAATCCGTGATGAAAAGGTCAAGGTACTCCGCGCCTTGCGGCCCGTTGCCGAAGGCGATGTTGTGACCGGCCAATATGGCGATGGCGCAGTCAAGGGCGAGGCGGTGAAAAGCTATGATTCCGATCTGGGCAAGCCATCCGACACCGAAACCTTTGTCGCCATCAAGGCCTATGTCGATAATTGGCGCTGGCAGGGTGTGCCCTTTTTCTTGCGCACCGGAAAGCGTCTGCCTGAACGGCGGAGTGAGATTGTAATCCAATTCAAACCGGTGCCGCACAATGTGTTCGGCGCGCGCGGCGGACGGTTGGAGGCCAACACCCTGATCATCCGGTTGCAGCCAGAGGAATATGTACGGCTGCTGGTGATGGCGAAGGAGCCAGGTCTGGATCGCGGCGGGGTTACGCTGCGTGAAGTGCCGCTCGACCTGTCGCTTACCACCGCTTTTGCAGGGTCGCGCCGCCGGATCGCCTATGAACGGCTCCTGCTCGATTTGATTGAGGGTGACCAGACCCTGTTCGTGCGCCGCGACGAGGTCGAGGCACAGTGGAAATGGGTCGATGCTATCCGCGAACTTTGGAAGACGACCGGATTGAGGCCCAAAAATTACGGCGCAGGTAGCTGGGGGCCCAATGCCGCCATCGCACTTGCCGAACGGGATGGAGTAAGCTGGCATGAGTAA
- the edd gene encoding phosphogluconate dehydratase encodes MSKLNATLEAVTARVIERSKPGRAAYLDLIARQRDAGVNRPTLSCGNLAHGFAASGEDKAAIRGGKAMNIGIISAYNDMLSAHQPYGRYPEQMKIFAREVGATAQVAGATPAMCDGVTQGQDSMELSLFSRDVIAMATAIGLSHGMFESIAMLGICDKIVPGLLIGALRFGHLPTILIPAGPMPSGLANKEKQRVRQLYAEGKVGRAELLDAEAASYHGAGTCTFYGTANSNQMMMEVMGLHIPGAAFINPGTKLRTELTRAAVHRLAEIGWEGEDYRPLGLCVDEKAIVNACVGLLATGGSTNHALHIPAIARAAGIMIDWEDLDQLSSVVPLIARVYPNGSGDVNHFHAAGGMGYVIRELLDAGLLHRDIMTVAADDLTAYGQEPVLQDEQLSWREAPAVTADESMLRPPSNPFSPDGGMRLVTGNLGRATFKTSAVDPARWTIEAPVRVFHDQNDALAAFKAGELDRDVIVVIRFQGPAANGMPELHKLTPPLGVLQDKGFKVALVTDGRMSGASGKVPAAIHLSPEAARGGAIAKLQDGDVVRLCANDGALNVLVDEAEWAGRMAVPMPSGHVGTGRELFALMRATADEAEKGGSAMLAAAGL; translated from the coding sequence ATGAGTAAGCTGAACGCCACCTTGGAAGCGGTTACCGCGCGGGTCATCGAACGGTCAAAGCCGGGACGCGCTGCCTATCTGGACCTGATTGCGCGGCAACGGGATGCCGGCGTCAACCGGCCGACCTTGAGCTGTGGTAATCTCGCCCATGGCTTTGCCGCCAGCGGTGAAGACAAGGCCGCAATCCGTGGCGGCAAGGCGATGAATATCGGCATCATCAGCGCCTATAATGACATGCTGTCCGCGCATCAGCCCTATGGACGCTACCCTGAACAGATGAAGATATTCGCCCGCGAAGTCGGCGCCACGGCACAGGTCGCTGGAGCCACCCCGGCCATGTGCGACGGGGTGACGCAAGGGCAGGATTCGATGGAATTGTCGCTGTTCAGCCGCGACGTGATTGCCATGGCGACCGCCATAGGTCTGAGCCACGGGATGTTCGAAAGCATCGCGATGCTCGGCATTTGCGACAAGATCGTGCCCGGCTTGCTGATCGGTGCATTACGCTTCGGCCATTTACCGACGATATTGATTCCCGCAGGCCCCATGCCGTCCGGCCTCGCCAACAAGGAAAAGCAGCGTGTCCGCCAGCTTTATGCCGAAGGCAAAGTTGGCCGCGCCGAATTGCTGGATGCGGAAGCTGCCTCCTATCATGGGGCAGGGACCTGCACCTTTTACGGTACGGCCAATTCCAACCAGATGATGATGGAAGTGATGGGGCTGCACATTCCCGGTGCGGCCTTCATCAATCCGGGTACGAAATTGCGCACCGAATTGACGCGCGCGGCGGTGCACCGTCTTGCCGAAATTGGTTGGGAAGGCGAAGATTACCGTCCGCTTGGCCTCTGCGTCGATGAAAAGGCGATTGTGAATGCCTGCGTCGGATTGCTGGCCACCGGCGGGTCGACCAACCATGCCCTGCATATTCCCGCTATTGCGCGTGCGGCAGGCATCATGATTGATTGGGAAGATCTCGACCAATTGTCGTCCGTGGTGCCGTTGATTGCACGTGTCTATCCCAACGGTTCGGGTGACGTGAACCACTTCCACGCGGCAGGCGGGATGGGCTATGTGATCCGCGAGTTGCTGGATGCAGGGCTGTTGCACCGCGACATCATGACCGTCGCGGCGGACGATCTGACCGCTTATGGACAAGAACCGGTTTTGCAGGATGAGCAACTGAGCTGGCGCGAGGCACCTGCCGTGACGGCCGATGAATCGATGCTCCGCCCGCCCTCCAACCCGTTCAGTCCGGATGGTGGTATGCGGCTCGTCACCGGCAATCTGGGCCGCGCTACCTTCAAAACCAGCGCAGTCGATCCGGCGCGGTGGACCATCGAAGCGCCCGTGCGGGTCTTCCACGACCAGAACGACGCTTTGGCCGCGTTCAAGGCGGGTGAACTCGATCGCGATGTGATTGTCGTTATCCGGTTCCAGGGGCCGGCCGCCAATGGCATGCCCGAACTGCACAAGTTGACCCCGCCGCTCGGTGTACTGCAGGACAAGGGCTTCAAGGTCGCACTCGTCACCGATGGCCGTATGTCGGGTGCGTCGGGCAAGGTTCCTGCAGCGATCCACCTCAGTCCGGAAGCTGCACGCGGCGGTGCCATTGCGAAATTGCAGGATGGCGATGTGGTCCGGCTGTGCGCCAATGACGGGGCGCTGAATGTTCTGGTCGACGAAGCGGAATGGGCGGGTCGGATGGCTGTTCCGATGCCTTCGGGCCATGTGGGTACAGGACGCGAATTGTTCGCGCTGATGCGCGCCACCGCCGATGAGGCAGAGAAGGGCGGCTCGGCGATGCTGGCGGCGGCAGGTCTGTGA
- the glk gene encoding glucokinase, with product MEIVSVDIGGTHARFAIAEVSGGRVVSLGEAVTLKTAEHASFQTAWEDFGRITAKPLPRAAAIAIAGPVDADVIKLTNNPWIIRRSLVCEKLNVDSFVIVNDFGAVGHAVAQAGAEHFLHLTGPEQPLADSGTISIIGPGTGLGVAHVWRKGDGYHVQATEGGHIDFAPLDSIEDALLERLRKRYRRVSAERVVSGPGLVEIYEALAALEGKAVQQLDDKQLWQLGMSGEDSLAAAAVDRFCLSLGSVAGDITLAQGGFAGVVIAGGLGLRIKDILVRSGFAERFRAKGRFESLMAGIPVKLITHPQPGLFGAAAAYAQEHAQ from the coding sequence ATGGAGATTGTTTCGGTCGATATCGGTGGCACGCATGCCCGCTTCGCCATTGCCGAGGTGTCCGGTGGGCGTGTTGTCTCGCTGGGTGAAGCGGTAACGCTCAAGACGGCGGAGCATGCGAGCTTTCAAACTGCATGGGAAGATTTTGGCCGGATCACCGCAAAGCCTTTGCCGCGCGCTGCCGCAATTGCGATTGCCGGGCCTGTCGATGCAGACGTTATCAAGCTGACCAACAATCCCTGGATTATACGGCGGTCACTGGTCTGCGAAAAACTCAACGTCGACAGTTTTGTCATCGTCAATGATTTCGGCGCCGTGGGCCACGCGGTGGCGCAGGCGGGTGCAGAGCATTTTCTCCACCTGACGGGGCCGGAACAGCCATTGGCCGATAGTGGTACGATCAGCATCATTGGACCCGGAACCGGGCTTGGCGTCGCGCATGTCTGGCGCAAGGGCGACGGTTACCATGTGCAAGCGACCGAAGGTGGGCATATCGATTTCGCACCTCTCGACAGTATAGAGGATGCGTTGCTCGAACGGTTGCGGAAACGGTATCGCCGGGTTTCGGCGGAACGCGTCGTGTCGGGGCCGGGGCTAGTGGAAATTTACGAAGCCTTGGCCGCGCTGGAAGGCAAAGCCGTCCAGCAACTTGACGACAAGCAGCTTTGGCAATTGGGCATGTCGGGTGAGGACAGTCTTGCTGCAGCCGCGGTGGACCGTTTCTGTCTGTCGCTGGGCAGCGTCGCGGGCGACATTACCCTCGCGCAGGGCGGATTTGCAGGTGTCGTTATCGCCGGTGGCCTCGGACTGCGGATCAAGGATATCCTCGTCCGCTCCGGCTTTGCTGAGCGTTTCCGCGCCAAGGGGCGCTTCGAATCGTTGATGGCCGGAATTCCGGTCAAGCTCATTACCCATCCGCAACCCGGCCTTTTCGGCGCGGCGGCGGCTTATGCACAGGAGCATGCGCAGTGA
- the eda gene encoding bifunctional 4-hydroxy-2-oxoglutarate aldolase/2-dehydro-3-deoxy-phosphogluconate aldolase produces MNAIETIMRTAPVIPVLVIEDVAHARPVAEALVAGGLRVLEVTLRTAAALDVIAEMKKVPGAIVGAGTVVDIPGLESAIAAGSEFIVSPGLTENLGKAAVAKGIPFLPGIANAGDIMRGLDLGLKHFKFFPAEANGGLPALKSLIGPFGQCKFCPTGGIKQETAADWLAVSEILCVGGSWLVGKGTPDVVAIEAAARAAAALRT; encoded by the coding sequence GTGAACGCAATCGAAACCATCATGCGCACCGCACCGGTCATTCCGGTGCTCGTCATCGAAGACGTCGCCCATGCCCGCCCGGTCGCCGAAGCGCTGGTCGCCGGCGGGCTTCGCGTATTGGAGGTGACTTTGCGCACGGCGGCGGCGCTGGATGTCATTGCGGAAATGAAGAAAGTGCCCGGCGCGATTGTGGGGGCAGGGACCGTTGTCGATATCCCCGGCCTTGAAAGCGCCATTGCCGCTGGTTCGGAATTTATTGTGTCGCCGGGTCTGACCGAAAATCTTGGCAAGGCTGCGGTTGCCAAGGGCATTCCGTTCCTGCCGGGCATCGCCAATGCGGGCGATATCATGCGCGGGCTGGATTTGGGCCTCAAACATTTCAAATTTTTCCCGGCTGAGGCGAATGGCGGGCTTCCGGCGTTGAAATCGCTGATCGGTCCCTTTGGTCAATGCAAATTTTGCCCCACGGGAGGCATCAAACAGGAAACCGCTGCCGATTGGTTGGCGGTTTCTGAAATTTTATGTGTTGGCGGTAGCTGGCTTGTTGGTAAAGGGACACCGGATGTTGTGGCGATAGAGGCTGCAGCGCGCGCCGCCGCGGCGCTACGCACATGA
- the pgl gene encoding 6-phosphogluconolactonase, with product MAEEIEWWEFDAAEDLIDAVVGDVSFIIESALDARGQALVAFPGGSTPKPILEKLAESKIRWKSVTIIPTDDRLVPVDSPLSNVAMIAKIFIPKGARVLPITSDAADHKLAGNAANARLADLHWPPDLVWLGMGADGHTASIFPGPDLDDALNGGKDVRAVGVAPDPLPEEAPVNRVTLTATAIASARTTMLVISGAKKREVLEQAIEDGAKSGYPVGQVLEKITIPVDIYCLDA from the coding sequence ATGGCCGAAGAGATTGAATGGTGGGAATTTGATGCCGCCGAGGATTTGATTGATGCGGTAGTCGGCGATGTGAGTTTCATTATCGAAAGCGCCCTCGACGCGCGCGGGCAGGCACTGGTGGCCTTTCCCGGTGGTTCGACGCCAAAACCCATTTTGGAAAAGCTCGCCGAATCGAAAATCCGGTGGAAGAGTGTGACGATCATTCCGACCGACGACCGGCTGGTCCCCGTTGATAGCCCGCTGTCCAATGTCGCGATGATCGCGAAGATTTTCATTCCCAAAGGCGCGCGCGTTCTTCCGATCACGAGCGATGCGGCGGATCATAAGCTCGCCGGAAACGCGGCAAATGCACGGCTTGCCGACCTGCACTGGCCGCCTGATCTGGTATGGCTGGGTATGGGCGCGGACGGGCATACGGCCTCGATCTTTCCCGGACCCGATCTCGACGATGCGCTGAACGGCGGCAAGGATGTGCGTGCCGTGGGCGTCGCGCCGGATCCCTTGCCCGAAGAAGCGCCCGTCAACCGCGTGACCCTGACAGCCACCGCGATTGCGTCTGCGCGTACAACGATGCTGGTGATCTCCGGCGCGAAAAAGCGCGAGGTGCTGGAGCAGGCGATAGAGGACGGTGCGAAGTCCGGCTATCCGGTGGGTCAGGTGCTCGAAAAGATCACCATCCCGGTCGACATCTACTGTCTGGACGCCTGA
- a CDS encoding PilZ domain-containing protein → MNDLLNIDNPASAKRGNNRDSLLLKAVLRFANVSEDREVRIRNLSAGGLMAEAPLRVARGEPVEIHLRSIGWISGHVAWVTEGRIGIAFDHPINPMDARKPVGQAELEMPNYLKKLNEPAAPIKYRRL, encoded by the coding sequence ATGAACGATCTGCTGAATATTGATAATCCTGCTTCAGCCAAACGTGGGAATAATCGCGATAGCCTGCTTTTGAAGGCTGTACTGCGTTTTGCCAATGTCAGCGAAGATCGCGAAGTCCGGATCCGCAACCTGTCCGCAGGCGGCCTGATGGCCGAAGCCCCTTTACGCGTTGCACGTGGCGAGCCTGTGGAAATCCACCTGCGCAGCATCGGCTGGATCAGCGGCCATGTGGCATGGGTCACCGAAGGCCGCATCGGCATCGCCTTCGACCATCCGATCAACCCCATGGATGCACGCAAACCTGTCGGCCAAGCCGAACTGGAAATGCCCAACTATCTGAAAAAGCTGAACGAACCGGCCGCACCGATCAAGTATCGCCGCCTCTAA
- the dksA gene encoding RNA polymerase-binding protein DksA, protein MNEKQLKFFERQLMDWKNSILAEAQGTLNQLQDGPIREPDLNDRASSETDWSIELRTRDRQRKLISKIDAALRRISEGEYGYCQVTGEPISLARLRARPIATMTLEAQERHERQERVSRDD, encoded by the coding sequence ATGAACGAAAAACAGCTGAAGTTCTTTGAACGGCAGCTGATGGACTGGAAGAACAGCATCCTTGCCGAAGCGCAGGGTACTTTGAACCAGTTGCAGGACGGTCCGATCCGCGAACCCGACCTCAACGACCGCGCATCAAGCGAGACCGACTGGAGCATCGAGCTGCGCACCCGCGATCGCCAGCGCAAGCTGATTTCCAAGATTGATGCCGCTTTGCGCCGCATTAGCGAGGGTGAATATGGCTATTGCCAGGTCACTGGCGAACCGATCTCGCTCGCCCGCCTACGCGCCCGTCCGATCGCGACGATGACGCTGGAAGCGCAGGAACGGCACGAACGGCAGGAACGGGTTTCGCGCGACGATTAA
- the serS gene encoding serine--tRNA ligase: MHDLKYIRENPEAFDAALKRRGAAAVSASLLALDEKRRAVQTEMQASQARRNEASKAIGAAMGKGDTATAEALKAEVASLKDSMPQMEEQERALASELDGLLAALPNLPSDEAPDGADETENVEQLRWGQQRNFDFEPKDHADLGPALGLDFETGVAISGARFTFMRGQMARLNRAIGQFMLDHHTVQRGYTECATPYLVKQESLFGTGQLPKFAEDNFQTTDGRWLIPTAEVSLTNSVREQILDDAALPIRMTALTPCFRSEAGAAGRDTKGLIRQHQFEKVELVSIVRPEDSVAEHERMVESAEGILQALELPYRKMLLCTGDMGASARKTYDLEVWLPGQGLYREISSCSNCGDWQARRMNTRYRPADSKGTAFVHTLNGSGLAVGRTLVAILENYQQADGSVSIPSALLPYMGGITRLEPMA; the protein is encoded by the coding sequence ATGCACGACTTGAAATATATACGCGAAAATCCCGAAGCTTTTGACGCGGCGCTGAAACGGCGCGGGGCGGCTGCTGTGTCGGCGTCCTTGCTGGCGCTCGATGAAAAACGGCGGGCGGTCCAGACTGAAATGCAGGCATCGCAAGCACGGCGCAATGAAGCGTCGAAAGCCATTGGTGCGGCCATGGGGAAGGGCGATACCGCCACGGCAGAAGCGCTGAAGGCCGAGGTCGCATCGCTGAAAGACAGCATGCCGCAAATGGAAGAGCAGGAACGCGCCCTGGCGTCCGAACTGGACGGGCTGCTCGCCGCTCTACCCAATTTGCCTTCGGATGAAGCTCCCGATGGAGCGGATGAGACGGAGAATGTCGAACAGCTTCGTTGGGGCCAGCAGCGCAACTTTGATTTTGAACCCAAGGACCATGCAGACCTTGGCCCGGCATTGGGGCTGGATTTTGAAACCGGCGTTGCCATTTCGGGCGCGCGCTTTACTTTCATGCGCGGACAAATGGCGCGGCTGAACCGGGCGATTGGCCAGTTCATGCTGGATCACCACACCGTGCAGCGCGGCTATACAGAATGTGCGACGCCCTATCTGGTCAAACAGGAATCGCTGTTCGGCACCGGCCAGCTCCCCAAATTTGCCGAGGATAATTTCCAGACTACCGATGGCCGTTGGCTTATTCCGACCGCGGAAGTATCGCTGACCAATAGCGTGCGCGAACAGATATTGGACGATGCCGCGCTGCCGATCCGTATGACCGCGTTGACGCCCTGTTTCCGGTCGGAAGCAGGTGCCGCAGGACGCGATACCAAGGGGCTCATTCGCCAGCACCAGTTTGAAAAGGTCGAACTGGTCTCTATCGTGCGTCCCGAAGATAGCGTTGCGGAACATGAACGGATGGTCGAGTCGGCCGAAGGCATCCTGCAGGCGCTGGAATTACCATATCGCAAGATGTTGCTGTGCACCGGCGATATGGGTGCGAGCGCGCGCAAGACCTATGATCTGGAGGTCTGGTTGCCGGGGCAGGGGCTCTATCGCGAGATTTCGAGCTGCTCCAATTGCGGAGATTGGCAGGCCCGCCGGATGAACACCCGCTATCGCCCCGCCGACAGCAAGGGGACGGCGTTCGTGCACACGCTGAACGGCTCCGGCCTCGCCGTCGGTCGTACATTGGTGGCCATTCTCGAAAATTATCAACAAGCCGATGGAAGTGTCTCAATTCCCTCGGCTTTGCTGCCCTATATGGGCGGAATTACCCGATTGGAGCCGATGGCCTGA
- the surE gene encoding 5'/3'-nucleotidase SurE, which produces MRILLTNDDGVNAPGLKVLEQIARTISDDVWIVAPAEENSGAGHSLTLTRPVRIRQHGDKHYSVSGTPTDSVMLGLGVIMKDAKPDLILSGVNRGANLGDDITYSGTVSAAMEGALAGVRSIAMSQVYSKEGMADSVPFSAAEAWGERVLRPLLDMPATPRTLININFPALLPQDVKGIQVARQGFHDYSRGSIVKGTDPRGYDYYWFGLHGMVHTSGHDTDLEVIEDGYIAVTPLQLDLTHRESLAALHQAYGG; this is translated from the coding sequence ATGCGTATTTTGCTGACAAATGACGACGGCGTGAATGCGCCGGGGCTAAAGGTGCTCGAACAGATAGCGCGGACAATCAGCGACGATGTCTGGATTGTCGCCCCAGCCGAGGAAAATTCGGGTGCGGGGCATTCGCTGACTCTGACCCGTCCGGTCCGCATCCGGCAGCATGGGGACAAGCATTATTCGGTTTCGGGAACACCGACGGATTCGGTAATGCTCGGTCTGGGCGTCATCATGAAAGACGCGAAGCCGGACCTGATCTTGTCCGGCGTCAACCGCGGCGCAAATCTGGGCGATGACATCACCTATTCAGGCACCGTATCCGCCGCCATGGAAGGCGCGCTTGCCGGCGTGCGGTCAATTGCAATGAGCCAAGTCTACAGCAAGGAAGGCATGGCCGACAGCGTGCCCTTTTCCGCCGCAGAGGCTTGGGGTGAACGCGTTCTTCGGCCTTTGCTCGACATGCCGGCCACGCCGCGCACATTGATTAACATCAACTTCCCCGCGCTGTTACCGCAGGATGTCAAAGGCATCCAGGTCGCGCGGCAGGGGTTCCATGATTATAGCCGGGGCTCGATCGTCAAAGGCACCGACCCGCGTGGCTATGATTATTACTGGTTCGGCCTGCACGGCATGGTGCACACTTCGGGCCATGACACGGACCTCGAGGTCATCGAGGACGGCTATATCGCCGTGACGCCGTTGCAACTCGACCTGACGCACCGCGAGTCGCTTGCGGCGTTGCATCAGGCTTATGGGGGCTGA
- a CDS encoding DUF1761 domain-containing protein, translating to MANANLLAILVAAAAGFLVGGLWYGPIFGKIWMAENGFTEEELKKANMLKIYGLTFAFSVLSAVFLGHLLAFFDTNTRATLMISTGIALGYIVPAIGTNYLFARKSGKLFAIDAGYWVVFYAAMGLVFVFLGS from the coding sequence ATGGCAAATGCAAATTTACTGGCGATTTTAGTCGCCGCGGCGGCCGGATTTCTGGTCGGCGGGCTTTGGTACGGGCCCATATTTGGCAAAATCTGGATGGCCGAAAATGGCTTTACCGAAGAAGAGCTTAAAAAGGCCAATATGCTGAAGATTTACGGGCTGACCTTTGCCTTTTCAGTGCTTTCGGCGGTGTTTTTGGGGCATTTGCTGGCGTTCTTCGACACCAATACGCGGGCAACGCTGATGATTTCGACCGGAATTGCCCTCGGCTATATCGTGCCGGCCATTGGCACCAATTATTTGTTCGCACGCAAATCGGGTAAGCTGTTCGCGATTGATGCGGGCTATTGGGTGGTGTTCTACGCCGCGATGGGGCTGGTTTTCGTTTTTCTGGGCAGTTGA